The following coding sequences are from one Bacteroidales bacterium window:
- the mutL gene encoding DNA mismatch repair endonuclease MutL: MADIIQLLPDSVANQIAAGEVILRPASAVKELLENAIDAGATEINLIIKDAGKTLIHVVDNGGGMSERDARMSFERHATSKIRQANDLFAIRTLGFRGEALASIAAIAQVEMKTRRHEDELGTLVEVEGSRVKNQVNCSCPAGTSVQVKNLFFNVPARRSFLKAESAEQKHIVDEFFRVSLVYHEVRFTFHQNQKILYQLQVTGRKQRILALFGSGYNERLMPVEHISDAISITGFIGKPEFARKTRGEQFFFVNGRYIRHPYLHHSIESAYRELIPIDAVPSYFIYIDTDPGTIDINIHPTKTEVNFLDNKVIYAVIRSAVRQCLGLNNILDSIDFNVERSHDYSPPKDGRQVKNPFDVPPSDYNPFDHSVDKKKPTGEPWFKAPVKGWEGLYDNNDFKGIQSPQNDGLFSETEFQTASQEADRASVFQFHNRYLVSSIKSGLVVIDQQRAHERILYEQYLDRIQHHQQIIQHELFPFQVSFGPSDGELVDEIMEDLNILGFHLNKLGKNTFVVSGTPSGMQDTDLQALLEDLLDQYKKNLVDLGLDKSTNLARSLAFSVSAKSGRRFFTEEMSHLIDELFSCKAPDLTPDGRKVFTIIPVDQINQLLNR; the protein is encoded by the coding sequence ATGGCTGACATCATTCAACTCCTTCCTGATTCTGTAGCCAATCAGATAGCTGCCGGGGAAGTTATTCTCCGCCCGGCCTCCGCTGTTAAGGAGTTGCTTGAAAATGCCATTGATGCAGGTGCGACGGAAATCAACCTGATTATTAAAGACGCGGGAAAGACACTTATTCACGTGGTAGATAACGGAGGCGGGATGTCGGAAAGGGATGCCCGTATGTCATTCGAACGGCACGCGACCAGCAAGATCAGGCAGGCAAACGACCTTTTCGCGATCCGAACGCTGGGTTTCAGGGGCGAAGCCCTGGCTTCCATAGCTGCTATCGCCCAGGTTGAAATGAAAACGCGCAGACACGAGGATGAATTGGGAACATTGGTTGAAGTTGAAGGATCACGCGTTAAAAACCAGGTGAACTGCAGTTGCCCGGCCGGGACATCCGTCCAGGTTAAAAACCTTTTTTTTAATGTTCCGGCAAGAAGAAGTTTTTTAAAAGCAGAATCGGCTGAGCAAAAGCACATTGTAGATGAGTTTTTTCGTGTTTCCCTGGTTTATCACGAAGTCCGATTCACTTTCCATCAGAATCAAAAAATTCTTTACCAGTTGCAGGTAACAGGCAGAAAACAGCGCATTCTTGCTTTGTTTGGCTCCGGTTATAACGAGCGGCTTATGCCGGTAGAACACATCTCCGATGCCATTTCCATCACTGGTTTCATTGGAAAGCCGGAATTTGCGCGTAAAACCCGTGGCGAACAATTTTTTTTTGTCAACGGGAGGTATATCCGTCACCCTTACCTCCATCATTCCATTGAAAGCGCCTATCGGGAGCTAATTCCCATTGATGCAGTGCCAAGTTATTTTATTTACATCGATACAGATCCCGGCACCATTGACATCAATATCCACCCCACAAAAACGGAGGTAAATTTCCTTGACAACAAAGTGATATATGCTGTCATCCGGTCTGCTGTGAGGCAATGTTTAGGCTTGAATAACATATTGGACAGCATTGACTTTAATGTGGAACGAAGCCACGATTATTCACCTCCGAAAGATGGGCGTCAGGTAAAGAACCCATTTGATGTACCACCATCGGACTACAATCCATTTGACCATTCCGTCGATAAAAAGAAACCGACAGGTGAACCTTGGTTTAAAGCGCCCGTTAAGGGATGGGAAGGCCTTTATGATAACAATGACTTCAAAGGCATTCAGTCACCTCAGAACGATGGTCTGTTCAGTGAAACCGAATTTCAAACCGCATCTCAGGAAGCTGACAGGGCAAGCGTTTTCCAGTTCCATAACCGCTACTTGGTCAGCAGTATCAAATCGGGCCTGGTTGTGATCGATCAGCAGCGGGCCCATGAAAGGATCCTTTATGAACAATACCTGGACCGTATCCAGCATCATCAGCAAATAATCCAACATGAGCTATTTCCTTTTCAGGTTTCATTTGGTCCAAGTGACGGTGAATTGGTCGATGAGATAATGGAAGACCTGAATATCCTTGGATTTCACCTGAACAAACTTGGGAAAAATACGTTTGTTGTATCAGGTACTCCATCCGGTATGCAGGACACGGACCTGCAGGCGCTATTGGAAGATTTATTAGACCAGTATAAGAAGAATCTTGTTGATTTGGGTTTGGATAAAAGCACTAATTTAGCACGCTCTTTGGCTTTCAGTGTGTCTGCTAAATCAGGCAGACGGTTTTTTACAGAAGAGATGAGCCATCTTATTGATGAGCTATTTTCCTGTAAAGCCCCGGATTTAACTCCTGACGGGCGAAAGGTTTTTACTATCATCCCGGTGGATCAAATCAACCAATTACTAAACCGTTAA
- a CDS encoding rhomboid family intramembrane serine protease, with translation MTEQFRPRGFSLLPTLVKNLLIINGLMFIAQIVAEKSFGVNLEDLLGLHYPASMAFRPWQFITYMFLHGNFWHLFFNMFALWMFGYALENIWGPRRFLIYYFATGIGAGLVQCLVIFITVNPTVILLNGLIADPNAPAIFDFINQHALQINQYSGDIYSQAQKFQEALQTLAYSPENRQALQIAHDFLVDYREYYLSLPNVIGASGAVFGILLAFGMLFPNTLIFIYFLFPIKAKYFVIIYGLIQLFYGFSGADSNVAHFAHLGGMIFGFFLILYWKKRGRLY, from the coding sequence ATGACAGAACAGTTCAGACCGAGGGGATTTTCCTTATTACCGACTCTGGTGAAGAATCTGCTGATCATCAATGGATTAATGTTCATTGCGCAGATTGTAGCGGAGAAATCATTCGGTGTCAACCTCGAAGATTTACTTGGCTTGCATTATCCGGCTTCCATGGCATTCAGGCCCTGGCAGTTTATTACATACATGTTCCTTCATGGTAATTTTTGGCACCTGTTTTTCAATATGTTTGCCCTTTGGATGTTCGGGTATGCTTTAGAAAACATATGGGGGCCCAGGCGTTTCCTGATCTATTACTTTGCCACCGGAATCGGAGCGGGATTAGTTCAATGCCTCGTCATTTTCATTACTGTCAACCCTACAGTGATACTGCTTAATGGGTTAATCGCCGATCCTAATGCCCCCGCGATCTTTGATTTCATCAATCAACATGCCCTTCAGATTAATCAATATTCCGGTGATATTTATTCCCAGGCACAAAAGTTCCAGGAAGCCCTGCAAACCCTTGCTTACAGCCCTGAAAACCGCCAGGCTTTGCAAATTGCGCATGACTTCCTGGTGGATTACCGGGAATATTACCTCAGCCTTCCAAATGTAATTGGTGCGTCAGGTGCTGTTTTTGGCATCTTACTGGCCTTTGGTATGCTTTTCCCGAATACACTGATCTTTATCTATTTCCTTTTCCCGATAAAAGCTAAATATTTCGTGATCATTTATGGTCTTATTCAATTGTTTTATGGTTTCAGCGGGGCAGATTCCAATGTTGCCCATTTCGCACACCTTGGCGGCATGATATTTGGATTTTTCCTGATTCTTTACTGGAAGAAACGAGGCAGGTTATATTAA
- a CDS encoding rhomboid family intramembrane serine protease: MNPNFNPLEDIVRFFRSKAVLPRLILINAAIWVGIGAMRVFSFLFNVPDSTLTNYIVDYFALPANLGSLLSHPWTLITYMFLHIDFLHVLFNMLWLFWFGKIFLEFLKSGQLLLIYLSGGISGGILYLLFYNIFPVFEKSLDLSFALGASASVMAIVTAISFYVPGYSIHLLFLGKIRIFYIALFLFILDFFMIRSENAGGHIAHIGGALFGLSYIVARRKGMNFSGVFGMSRLKEFFRKMRKSKLRIEYNNTSSTFGRPLTDDDYNIRRAQRQRMIDDILDKISNSGYESLTSDEKEILFKSSNSSN, encoded by the coding sequence ATGAACCCAAACTTTAATCCATTAGAAGATATCGTCCGGTTTTTCAGGTCAAAAGCCGTATTACCAAGGCTTATCCTTATTAATGCTGCGATCTGGGTTGGTATTGGTGCCATGAGGGTTTTCTCCTTCTTATTTAATGTCCCTGATTCCACGCTGACGAATTATATAGTTGATTATTTTGCCTTGCCGGCTAACCTTGGAAGCCTCCTTTCCCATCCCTGGACCCTGATTACTTATATGTTTCTTCACATCGATTTCTTGCATGTTCTTTTCAATATGCTCTGGCTTTTCTGGTTTGGTAAAATATTTCTTGAGTTTCTCAAATCCGGGCAATTATTGTTGATTTATCTATCAGGCGGTATATCAGGTGGTATTTTATACCTGCTTTTCTATAATATTTTTCCCGTATTTGAAAAATCGTTGGATTTATCGTTTGCCCTGGGAGCCTCTGCATCGGTGATGGCCATAGTCACAGCGATTTCTTTTTATGTCCCTGGTTATTCAATACATTTGTTGTTCTTAGGGAAAATAAGAATCTTTTATATTGCTCTCTTTTTATTTATACTTGATTTCTTTATGATCAGGTCGGAAAATGCCGGAGGGCATATTGCCCATATTGGCGGGGCTTTGTTTGGACTCAGTTATATCGTTGCAAGGCGCAAAGGGATGAATTTCAGCGGGGTTTTTGGCATGTCCCGTTTAAAGGAATTTTTCCGGAAGATGAGAAAAAGCAAACTGCGGATTGAATATAACAATACAAGTTCAACCTTTGGACGGCCTCTTACAGATGATGACTACAACATACGCAGGGCCCAAAGACAAAGAATGATTGATGACATTCTCGATAAAATATCAAATTCAGGTTATGAAAGCCTGACTTCAGATGAAAAAGAAATTCTTTTTAAATCGAGTAATTCAAGCAACTAG
- a CDS encoding endonuclease/exonuclease/phosphatase family protein, with protein sequence MAENKTSGNKRLGFFNSFILIVNILFIFALALSYLSVHVSPVKSWILPFFGLLYPFLIIINLFFVIYWILRLRWLFLIPAIFILAGWNHLERLVQFSSPGTPSANSSSFKVISYNVKNLSNDNVVLIKPQIRSKILDFLDEEDADILCLQEFAIVHPDPEAFIDSLSDRLEMPFHAYIQYFEKPRKRIDAIFTFSKYPILNSGSVKKDNQHNYALFTDLLMDKDTVRLFNIHLESLRFKHEDYNFISEFDLQFEENEDIQEGSRRIFEKLKTAFARRASQVDNLSSCIIQSPYPVILCGDFNDTPNSYAYQQLTVNLKDAFMQSGKGFGNTYIGKLPSYRIDFILYDDYFVSWNCSRKLIKLSDHYPVTCIMGKRQEN encoded by the coding sequence ATGGCTGAGAATAAAACATCTGGAAATAAAAGGCTGGGATTTTTTAACAGCTTTATTCTGATTGTAAATATTTTATTCATATTTGCCCTTGCTTTATCTTACCTGTCAGTGCATGTCAGCCCTGTGAAAAGCTGGATCCTGCCTTTCTTCGGTTTGCTTTATCCTTTCCTGATCATTATCAACCTTTTCTTTGTTATTTACTGGATACTTCGTTTGAGGTGGCTATTCCTGATCCCGGCCATCTTTATTTTAGCGGGGTGGAACCATCTGGAGCGCTTAGTCCAATTCAGTTCACCCGGAACGCCTTCCGCGAACAGCAGTTCTTTCAAGGTAATCAGCTATAATGTTAAAAATCTTTCAAACGATAATGTTGTCCTTATCAAGCCTCAAATCCGCAGCAAGATTCTTGATTTTCTGGATGAAGAAGATGCTGATATTTTATGCCTTCAGGAATTTGCCATCGTGCATCCGGATCCGGAAGCTTTCATCGACTCACTGTCTGATCGCCTGGAAATGCCGTTTCATGCATATATTCAATACTTTGAAAAACCCCGCAAGAGAATTGATGCCATTTTCACTTTTTCAAAATATCCAATCCTCAACTCAGGTTCGGTAAAAAAGGATAATCAACATAATTATGCCCTGTTTACTGACCTGTTGATGGATAAAGATACGGTCAGACTTTTTAATATCCATTTAGAATCTCTCAGGTTCAAGCATGAGGATTATAATTTCATTTCGGAGTTTGATCTGCAATTCGAAGAAAATGAAGATATCCAGGAAGGTTCGCGGAGGATATTTGAAAAACTGAAGACTGCATTTGCCAGGAGAGCTTCGCAGGTTGATAACCTGTCATCCTGTATTATCCAGTCCCCATACCCTGTTATCCTATGCGGCGATTTTAACGATACGCCTAACTCTTATGCATATCAGCAACTGACAGTCAATCTAAAAGATGCCTTTATGCAGAGTGGCAAGGGGTTTGGAAATACCTATATTGGAAAGCTTCCATCCTACCGGATCGATTTTATCCTGTACGATGACTATTTCGTATCCTGGAATTGCAGCAGGAAACTCATTAAACTATCTGATCATTACCCAGTGACCTGCATAATGGGAAAGAGACAGGAGAATTAA
- the uvrB gene encoding excinuclease ABC subunit UvrB, with protein MDFKLISDFKPTGDQPEAIKQLLEGIERGDPAQVLLGVTGSGKTFTIANVISQIKRPTLVLSHNKTLAAQLYGEFRQFFPDNAVEYFVSYYDYYQPEAYLPVTNTYIEKDLSINEEIEKLRLSTSSSLLSGRRDIIVVSSVSCIFGIGNPDDFNNNVIRIKTGEHLSRNRLLYSLVDALYSRTETDFGRGRFRVRGDSVDIYPAYADFAYRIVFFGDEIEGIESFNPLNGFRLDKHDEITIFPANIFVTSQDKMKEALKEIEEDMWKQAAYFREVGKVFEAKRLEERVTYDVEMMRELGYCSGIENYSRYFDGRASGTRPFCLIDFFPDDYLMVIDESHVTVPQVRAMYGGDRSRKQTLVEFGFRLPSALDNRPLKFDEFESLVNQIIYVSATPADYELQRSGGVVVEQLIRPTGLLDPVIEVRPSQNQIDDLLEEIDKTVKSGSRVLVTTLTKRMAEELTKYMVRLGIKCQYIHSEVETLDRVEIMRDLRLGKFDVLVGINLLREGLDLPEVSLVAILDADKEGFLRSARSLTQTAGRAARNIDSRVIMYADKITDSMRTTIDETTRRREKQLAYNEEHGITPTAIIKSVERIMGQTVVADAKKREPQAYYEKQDVEVAADPVLQYMTDAQLLKSISDLRKEIEKTVKDLDFINAAKLRDEMFTLEDYFNERKSGSKKL; from the coding sequence ATGGACTTCAAGCTAATATCTGACTTTAAACCCACCGGCGACCAACCGGAGGCCATTAAGCAGCTACTGGAAGGCATTGAGCGCGGCGATCCTGCCCAGGTCTTATTGGGGGTGACCGGTTCGGGAAAAACATTTACTATCGCCAATGTTATTTCCCAAATCAAACGGCCGACCCTCGTGCTAAGCCATAATAAAACGCTGGCAGCGCAGCTTTATGGGGAATTCAGGCAATTCTTCCCTGATAACGCTGTGGAATATTTCGTTTCCTACTACGATTACTATCAGCCTGAAGCTTATCTTCCGGTCACCAATACCTATATTGAGAAAGACCTTTCTATCAATGAGGAGATTGAGAAGTTGCGGTTGAGTACTTCATCTTCATTACTTTCGGGTAGAAGAGATATTATCGTGGTTTCATCTGTTTCCTGCATTTTTGGAATTGGAAATCCGGATGACTTTAATAACAACGTTATCCGCATCAAAACCGGCGAGCATCTCAGCCGCAACCGATTACTTTATTCCCTCGTCGATGCATTATATTCCAGGACGGAGACTGATTTTGGAAGGGGCAGATTCAGGGTCAGGGGTGATAGTGTGGACATCTACCCTGCTTATGCCGATTTTGCCTACCGGATTGTTTTTTTTGGAGATGAGATCGAAGGCATCGAATCTTTTAATCCCCTGAATGGCTTCCGTCTGGATAAGCATGATGAGATCACCATTTTCCCGGCAAATATCTTCGTTACTTCTCAGGACAAGATGAAAGAAGCTTTAAAGGAGATCGAGGAAGATATGTGGAAGCAGGCTGCCTATTTCAGGGAAGTCGGAAAGGTTTTTGAAGCCAAACGGCTGGAAGAACGGGTTACTTATGATGTGGAGATGATGCGGGAACTTGGCTATTGCTCCGGCATTGAAAATTACTCGCGGTATTTTGACGGAAGAGCTTCAGGCACCCGTCCTTTTTGCCTGATCGATTTTTTCCCTGACGATTATCTCATGGTAATTGATGAGAGCCATGTTACAGTGCCTCAGGTCAGGGCTATGTATGGCGGCGACCGCTCCAGGAAGCAAACCCTGGTGGAGTTTGGGTTCAGGCTGCCTTCTGCACTTGATAACAGGCCGCTTAAGTTCGACGAATTTGAATCATTGGTCAACCAGATCATTTATGTCAGTGCTACTCCAGCCGATTATGAACTTCAGCGTTCAGGAGGTGTGGTTGTTGAGCAGCTGATCCGGCCAACAGGGCTATTGGACCCGGTTATCGAAGTCAGGCCCAGCCAGAATCAGATTGACGACCTGCTTGAAGAAATCGACAAAACCGTTAAAAGCGGGAGCCGGGTATTGGTGACAACACTCACAAAAAGGATGGCGGAAGAACTGACGAAATATATGGTAAGATTAGGCATTAAGTGCCAATATATCCATTCTGAAGTCGAGACACTTGATAGGGTGGAGATAATGAGAGATTTACGACTGGGTAAATTTGATGTTTTAGTTGGCATTAATTTACTAAGAGAAGGGCTCGACCTGCCTGAAGTGTCTCTGGTAGCTATTCTTGATGCGGATAAAGAAGGATTTCTGCGTTCTGCCCGATCACTTACCCAGACAGCCGGAAGGGCGGCAAGAAACATTGATAGCCGCGTTATCATGTATGCAGATAAGATCACTGATTCCATGCGGACGACTATCGATGAGACCACCCGTCGAAGAGAGAAACAACTGGCTTACAATGAAGAGCACGGCATCACCCCCACTGCAATAATTAAATCTGTTGAACGGATTATGGGGCAAACTGTTGTGGCCGATGCAAAAAAGAGAGAGCCTCAGGCTTACTATGAAAAACAGGATGTTGAAGTCGCCGCAGATCCTGTGCTTCAATATATGACTGATGCCCAGTTGTTAAAATCCATTTCGGATCTGAGAAAAGAGATTGAAAAGACGGTGAAAGATCTCGATTTTATCAATGCAGCGAAACTCCGCGACGAAATGTTCACCCTTGAAGATTACTTTAATGAGAGAAAATCTGGTTCAAAGAAATTATAA
- the cysQ gene encoding 3'(2'),5'-bisphosphate nucleotidase CysQ, producing MNDQELLQAAICAAISGSSEILDIYGQEFEVEFKVDKSPLTLADQYAHEAICNALKATGLPILSEEGKNIPYEIRKDWERFWLVDPLDGTKEFVKRNGEFTVNIALISNRKAVMGVILVPVSGLLYFASRSTGAFKIILEGKGDMSLEKMMQDAESLPLPGLLHTVTVVGSRSHLSQETTDFVQNLQKNQPDLDFISIGSSLKLCLIAEGKAHIYPRLGPTMEWDTAAGQAIVEISGGKMVQADSGEAVLYNKPDLHNPWFVASRLFFCFDQFHIKNER from the coding sequence ATGAATGACCAGGAGCTTTTACAAGCAGCTATATGTGCAGCTATCTCAGGAAGTTCCGAAATCCTTGATATTTACGGGCAGGAATTTGAAGTCGAGTTTAAGGTGGATAAGAGTCCGCTGACGTTGGCTGACCAATATGCCCATGAAGCCATTTGTAATGCTTTGAAGGCGACAGGACTGCCAATACTGAGTGAAGAAGGGAAAAATATCCCCTATGAGATCCGAAAGGATTGGGAGAGATTCTGGTTGGTCGATCCTTTAGATGGGACAAAAGAATTCGTAAAGCGAAACGGCGAGTTCACGGTTAACATCGCCCTGATTAGTAATCGGAAGGCCGTGATGGGAGTTATACTGGTGCCGGTTAGCGGATTACTCTACTTTGCATCCCGTTCAACAGGGGCCTTTAAAATCATACTGGAAGGCAAAGGCGACATGAGCCTTGAGAAAATGATGCAAGATGCTGAATCTTTGCCTTTGCCAGGCTTGCTTCATACAGTAACTGTAGTGGGCAGCCGATCTCACCTTTCGCAAGAAACAACAGATTTTGTACAGAATCTGCAGAAAAACCAACCAGACCTTGATTTTATTTCCATAGGAAGCTCACTGAAATTGTGCCTGATTGCTGAAGGGAAGGCACATATTTACCCTCGTTTAGGGCCAACCATGGAATGGGACACCGCTGCCGGCCAGGCGATCGTGGAGATTTCAGGTGGCAAAATGGTTCAGGCCGATTCAGGGGAAGCAGTCCTTTATAACAAACCTGACCTTCATAATCCCTGGTTTGTGGCCAGCAGATTATTTTTCTGTTTCGATCAATTCCACATCAAAAACGAGCGGTGA
- a CDS encoding FKBP-type peptidyl-prolyl cis-trans isomerase, which yields MTFLALVILFTHCDRSGPGKPLQSPSKYKEPLIKANQEAAKTENEQIEDFIFRHHWNMETTNTGIRYMITKQGIGAKAQDGKTVKLSYTLSLLNGDTVYSALKDGPIVFQVGKGQVITGLEEAILLLKVGDRTKFIIPSHLAYGLIGDQKKIHKKASLVYDIEFISMY from the coding sequence TTGACCTTTCTGGCGTTAGTCATACTTTTCACGCATTGTGACAGGAGTGGCCCGGGAAAGCCTCTTCAAAGCCCTTCGAAATATAAAGAACCGCTCATTAAAGCCAACCAGGAAGCCGCAAAGACAGAAAATGAACAAATTGAAGATTTCATTTTTCGTCACCACTGGAATATGGAGACAACCAATACCGGTATCAGATATATGATTACTAAACAGGGGATTGGTGCAAAAGCTCAGGATGGCAAGACTGTGAAGTTATCTTATACATTGAGCTTGTTAAACGGTGACACGGTTTATTCGGCATTAAAAGATGGTCCTATTGTTTTCCAGGTTGGTAAAGGCCAGGTGATCACAGGCTTGGAGGAAGCTATTTTATTGCTAAAGGTAGGTGACCGTACGAAATTTATTATACCTTCGCATCTCGCTTATGGCCTGATCGGTGACCAGAAAAAAATACACAAAAAAGCTTCCCTGGTCTATGATATAGAATTCATCAGCATGTATTAG
- a CDS encoding bifunctional oligoribonuclease/PAP phosphatase NrnA translates to MKNFEYEDIKDLIGHSRSILVTSHHNPDGDAIGSVLALAGLLSKMGKEAIAMVPNDYPAFLKWMPGSNEVIIFRLNEEKAKDIISRSDLIFCLDYNALNRIDVIEKALRKAGGKKILIDHHPDPVLTDFDFYLSVIQTSSTSELLYRFIEGCSWLDRIDNDIATCLFVGIMTDTGSFSFSCNYADTFQITASLLRTGINPEQIHRLVYDTYSENRLRLLGYCLIEKLTILPELSTAYIALSKDEIDRFHHQVGDTEGIVNYALSIENIKIAVLMTERKDRIRLSFRSKGDLSVNNIAREYFNGGGHKNAAGGDSFVSLDETIIKLKEVLVQYKEKIDRSSF, encoded by the coding sequence TTGAAGAATTTCGAATACGAAGATATTAAAGATTTAATCGGTCATAGCCGGTCTATCCTTGTTACCAGTCATCATAACCCAGATGGCGATGCGATAGGATCTGTTCTTGCCCTGGCCGGTCTGCTGAGTAAAATGGGAAAGGAGGCCATTGCCATGGTACCCAACGATTATCCTGCTTTCCTGAAATGGATGCCTGGAAGCAATGAAGTAATCATCTTCCGGCTAAATGAAGAAAAAGCTAAGGATATCATTTCCCGCTCCGACCTTATCTTTTGCCTTGATTATAATGCCCTTAATCGCATAGATGTCATTGAAAAGGCATTAAGAAAAGCCGGGGGAAAAAAGATACTCATCGACCATCACCCTGATCCTGTTCTGACCGATTTTGACTTTTATCTCTCAGTCATTCAAACTTCATCAACCTCTGAACTACTTTACCGTTTTATAGAAGGTTGTTCCTGGCTTGACAGGATCGACAACGATATCGCGACCTGCCTGTTCGTGGGGATTATGACCGATACCGGTTCTTTCAGTTTTTCCTGTAATTACGCGGACACTTTTCAGATTACGGCTTCACTGCTTCGGACAGGCATCAACCCGGAACAGATACACCGGCTCGTATATGATACCTATTCAGAAAACAGGTTACGCCTGCTGGGATATTGCCTGATCGAAAAACTGACGATCCTTCCTGAATTAAGCACTGCTTATATAGCTTTGTCGAAAGACGAAATCGACCGCTTCCATCATCAGGTTGGCGATACAGAAGGTATTGTCAACTATGCACTTTCTATTGAAAACATCAAAATTGCCGTCTTAATGACTGAAAGAAAGGACCGTATCAGGCTTTCTTTCAGGTCGAAAGGCGACCTTTCCGTTAACAATATCGCTCGTGAATATTTTAACGGTGGCGGTCACAAAAATGCGGCCGGCGGTGATTCATTTGTTTCCCTCGACGAAACTATCATTAAACTTAAAGAAGTGCTGGTGCAATACAAGGAAAAGATTGACCGTTCTTCATTCTGA
- the ndk gene encoding nucleoside-diphosphate kinase, with protein sequence MNGNITLTMIKPEAVRNGNIGNILAKISSGGFTLIAMKYLKLTRAQAEKFYEVHRERPFYNDLVEFMSSGPIVAAVLKKENAVETYRKFIGSTNPKDAAPGTIRALYGTNIQENAVHGSDSDENAIKEAAFFFSELERF encoded by the coding sequence ATGAACGGAAACATCACATTAACCATGATCAAGCCCGAGGCCGTCAGAAACGGTAACATCGGTAACATTTTAGCTAAGATTTCATCGGGTGGATTCACACTTATTGCAATGAAATATTTGAAACTCACCCGAGCTCAGGCTGAGAAGTTTTATGAAGTACACCGGGAGCGTCCATTTTATAATGACCTGGTGGAATTTATGTCATCGGGGCCTATTGTAGCTGCTGTTTTAAAAAAGGAGAATGCAGTAGAAACTTACCGTAAATTTATCGGGTCGACTAATCCGAAGGATGCCGCTCCGGGAACCATTCGCGCACTTTACGGGACAAACATTCAGGAGAATGCCGTACATGGGTCCGACAGCGACGAAAATGCAATTAAAGAAGCTGCGTTCTTTTTCAGTGAGCTGGAACGTTTCTAG
- a CDS encoding helix-turn-helix transcriptional regulator produces the protein MIKRFKSLLEQLHLSPSEFADRIGVQRSSVSHVLSGRNKPSLDFLEKILNLFPDIDAVWLITGRNSPQKDLTQGDSNAVNDLIQLQNAPIVNAENKKPLAHADEEPVDHIIIVYKNNTFRILKSSEK, from the coding sequence ATGATAAAACGATTCAAATCGTTATTGGAACAATTGCATCTCTCACCCTCTGAATTTGCAGACCGGATCGGTGTGCAACGTTCCAGCGTATCCCATGTCCTTTCCGGACGTAATAAACCCAGTCTTGATTTTCTGGAAAAGATTTTAAACTTGTTCCCGGATATTGATGCAGTATGGCTGATAACAGGCAGGAATAGTCCTCAAAAAGATTTAACCCAGGGTGATTCCAATGCAGTAAATGATCTGATTCAATTGCAGAATGCCCCAATTGTTAATGCGGAAAATAAAAAACCACTGGCTCATGCTGATGAGGAACCGGTGGACCATATCATAATCGTTTATAAAAATAATACTTTCCGGATTCTTAAATCTTCGGAAAAATGA